One Deltaproteobacteria bacterium genomic window, AATTTCATATAACGGTACCAAACATATATGATATTGCGACCAAAGGGAGCAATGTCCCCATAGGACACTGTGTTAGGCGAAGTAACCTCTCAAATTTTTAGATGTTTATCCCTTTCAGTACAATATCTCCTTCGTTGACACCAATATCATCAGCGATAACCCAGCACTTTGCCTTTAGCAGGAAAAATATAAGATGTTTTTCATCAGAAAGCCCTTCATAATTCCCCTGACCCTTACCTATTACAAACTTTGAATTCCTATATATTTCCTTGAATTCCTCATTGCAGGTTTCAAGAACAGTTCCGGGCGCGCTTGTCCCTGATGATAATATGGTTGCAACTTTATCAATTCCCGCCTGCACGGCATCTTCATATGTTACATCATTTATAACGGGCATCTCTCTAACCACATATATTACTGGTTTTTTCATCACCTCTATTAAAATTCTATCAAAAACAGATTCCCCGGCATTGTCACCAATATACAGAATCTCATCGCTTTTATCTAAATAATCCTTAAATTTATCGTAATCGAATATTGCAAAATCCTTTTTGAGTACAGTATCTATTTCCTCTTCGATATTGAAGTTTCTATTCACGCCGAAGTCTATCACATTACCCGCAATTGCAATTCTTATCGCTGTAAGGAGCTTGTCATTCGACTTTTCAACTTCATCCTTCAAAGAGGGGTATAATGCCAGGCCTTTCTCGGTGCTCTCCTTTTTTATTTCCTTATATGGGTCAAATTCTCCTGTGAT contains:
- a CDS encoding DUF89 family protein — translated: ITGEFDPYKEIKKESTEKGLALYPSLKDEVEKSNDKLLTAIRIAIAGNVIDFGVNRNFNIEEEIDTVLKKDFAIFDYDKFKDYLDKSDEILYIGDNAGESVFDRILIEVMKKPVIYVVREMPVINDVTYEDAVQAGIDKVATILSSGTSAPGTVLETCNEEFKEIYRNSKFVIGKGQGNYEGLSDEKHLIFFLLKAKCWVIADDIGVNEGDIVLKGINI